The region ATGGGAACGGCCACCACCACCATTTTTTCGCCGTAGTAAGGCTGTTCCATGGTTTTCGTCACGACCTGACCGTTATATACCGGGTCCAGTTCGTTAATCAGCGAGCGCATGCCGCCGATGGGCTGCAGGCCCATGCCGCCACCCATCGGCCCATGGCTTCCCGGTCCGAAGCCGGGACCGTACGGATGGTTTCCGGCCATGCGCCGTCCGGACATGGCCACGATTTGGCGGGAATCGTCCAATACCCATATCCGGGCATCCAGATATTGATCGGCATTGGCGAGATAGTCGCCAAGTCGGTCCAGGCCGCCGGATTCATCCTGGAAAGTCTGTACCGTGTGGGCCAGCTCCGTTCCTTTCTTAAGCAGTTCCTGCTGTTTGCCGGACAGTATCTGGTCCTTGATAAACAGCGAGATACCGCATAGAACAATCCCTAGCGTCACCGTAATGACCAGCATAAAACCGGCCAGCAATTTTAACTGCAGGGTGTTTCTCATGATTTCACCTCGAAACGGTATCCGATTCCCCATACTGTTTTTATATCCCACGGCGTAGTTTCATTGGCTTCCATTTTTTGCCGCAGACGGCGGATGTGGTTGTCTACCGTGCGGGTTTCACCGCAATAGGTATAACCCCAGACTTTTTCCAGCAGTATTTCGCGGGAAAAAGTCCGTCCCGGCTTGGACGCCAGGCACCACAACAGTTCCATTTCCTTGGCCGTCAGCGGAACGGACCGGCCAAAGGCAGTAAGGGTGTAATCGGCGATGTTGATGTCAAGGCTTGGGAAATGCAGCCAGTCGGCGGAGGCAAACTCGGTATTCGGCACCCGCCGCAGCACGGCGTTGACTCTGGCGACCACTTCACGGGGGTTGAAGGGTTTGGCGATGTAATCGTCGGCTCCCAGGTCCAGCCCTATAATCCGGTCTTCATCTTCCGCCCGGGCCGACAGCATAATGATGGGCACTTGTGAGTACTTGCGGACCTGGCGGCAAACCTCAATACCGTCGAGTACCGGCATCATAATGTCCAGGATGATTACCCCCGGTTTGACTTGTTCCACTTTCCGGATGGCTTCCACGCCGTCCGCCGCTTCTTCCACCTGAAAGCCT is a window of Selenomonadales bacterium 4137-cl DNA encoding:
- a CDS encoding response regulator transcription factor, with translation MSSQTILVVDDDDKIREVMRSYFTKAGFQVEEAADGVEAIRKVEQVKPGVIILDIMMPVLDGIEVCRQVRKYSQVPIIMLSARAEDEDRIIGLDLGADDYIAKPFNPREVVARVNAVLRRVPNTEFASADWLHFPSLDINIADYTLTAFGRSVPLTAKEMELLWCLASKPGRTFSREILLEKVWGYTYCGETRTVDNHIRRLRQKMEANETTPWDIKTVWGIGYRFEVKS